The Parcubacteria group bacterium CG10_big_fil_rev_8_21_14_0_10_36_14 DNA segment ACACTTAACTTGCATTTTGAATTTATAGAATCTTTTTTACATTATTGGAGCTTGCTAACTTTTGGTGGCTTTAAGCAAAACTATAACTTTTGGCTTGATATTTTTTATTTAGCACAATATTTGTTTTTACCATCTATAATTATATTATCGATTTGGACAGCAAGAAAATATAAAAAAGAAATCAGCCAATTTCCGTTATATCTTTTTTTTATTTCAACGATTAGTTTTTTTATAACAAGGGTCTTCATTGATTTTTCTTATCTCATTGACTATGAGCAACAAAATTATCCTGAAAGAATTTTTTATATCTCAATTTTATTTATAGCTCCATATTTTATTTTAGCTATACAAAAAATATATTCATGTATAGAACGAGGACGAACAGAATATAAAATATTTTTTGCTTGTCTTTTTGCAATTTTGCTTACTGCTAACTTTTATCTTACTTATCCCCGATATGATGACTACCAAAATGATAAAGGAAAAAATGTAACTCTTTGGATGATAGATTCGGTAAATAGAATTAAAAAAGATGCAGGTGATAATGACTATGTAGTGTTGACCGACCAAACCGTAAGCGCAACCGCATTAAAAATAAATGGCTTTAAAAAATATTACAAAACTCCTTTGGGTGAAATTTTTTATTACCCTATCCCAACAGGCGGACCTTTATATAACGAATTTCTAAATCTTGTTTATAATGATGTCGGATACCGTGCTATAGAAAATGCACGGATGCTGACAGGCACAGAACGAGCTTATGTAGCCCTACCGAGCTATTGGGAAAACGCAAATAAAATAATAGAAGGCTTAAAAAAAGACATGGAGATACTTTATAGTGATGAAAATATTGTAATACTAAAATAGTTTTGATAAAAAAAGCTATATAACGTTTTATAAAAACTGCATTATCTGCAGTTTTTATAAATATTTTTTCATTTTTTCTACCAGATCGTCTACGTCGCCAGGATTAAATATGTAACCATTTTTTCCTTCTATAATTGGCTCACAAGCGCCACCAATACGAGCAACTATAACCGGCACTCCGCAGGAAAGAGCCTCATAAACCACATTTGGGGCGTTTTCATAAACAACTGAAGGCACAATAACGGCTTTTGCGTTTCTATAAAATTCCGGCAATTTTTCTCGTGATATTTGTCCGTGAATTTTTATATTCGGATTAGTTTGCGCATGTTTCTTTACTTCCGACATCAAGACACCGTTACCAATAATATCAAGTGTTACGTTCGTAGGTTTTAATCTTTCGAAAGCATCAAGCAGAAGCAAAATCCCCTTATGGTGTTCTATCTTGCCAACATATAAAAAATTATTCGCAACTTTTCCCCCACTATCAACCGATTTATTTTCACAAACGAAACCAAGTTCATTTGGCTTATATAGTTTTTCTTGATTTATAAAGAATCCATTTTTATAATAAAAATCCAGAAGCCATCTGGATGGAAAAAATATTTTTTCCGGATAACTCATAAGCCTACGGGTAAAAAATCTATAAATACGGGTCAGTACCCCCATATGCTCCCATGACTTTTCTTTCCCCCACTCTATTAATCCGCTTGGCGTATAAAACGAAACATCGTGAACAACTGCGTAATTTTTAATTTTTAATTTTTTAATTTTTAAAGGAGTTAACAATGATAGCCCTTTTATATTATGACAAGTTACAATATCCGGGCTCTCGCGCTTCAGAATTTCTGCAATATCGTTTGCCAGACGAAAATTAAAAGTATCAATAATGTGCCAAATAAAACGAAGACAAATTGATTTTTTTCCAATATTATAATAATTAAAAATATTTTTATGGGATACTTCAATAATTTGTAGATTTTTTGCATCACTAGTAGAACAAGCGTATCCTTTATCAAATTTTAATGTAAGCACAATAACTTTATTGCCTTCACGCGCCAATTTTTCTGCCTCTGCACAAGCAATTTGCTCTGCTCCACCATAAGAATTTGGCGGAAATAAACTAGAAATTATCACTATCTTCATAGATATTAACATTATTACCTAATATTTTATTTACTATATTTATAGAATGCGGTGTCTTATCTGATAAATAAATTTTTAATTCTTTATTTTTAGACAACTTATTATCTAACCCCTTATCACTAAATAATAACTTTTTTATTTCTTGGGCAATACTTAATGCGGAATCAACCAAACGGGTACGGCGACCAATTTTTACCTGAATGATATCTTTTATAATTGGATAATGCGTGCAACCCAAAATCAGTACATCAGGATTTTCGTTCTTTAAGCCATCCAGATATCTCCGAGCTATTCTTTTCAATTCTGCGCTTTTATGCCATCCTTCTTCAATAAAAGGAACAAAAAGCGGACAGGCTTTGGAAATTACGCTAAACCTTCCTTCTTCAGCTATCTTTTTTTCATAAATACCTGAACCAATTGTTGCCCGAGTGCCAATTATTCCTATACGTTTATTATTTGATAATTCTATAGCTTTTTTTACTGCCGGAGTTATAACTTCAAAAATAGGGATGTCCGGATATCTCTTCCGCAAAGCATCAATCCCTAATGCAGAAACGGTGTTGCAAGCAACCACCAAAACATGCGCGCCACGGGCAATAAGAAAATCCGCATCTTCCAATGCGTATTTTATAATTGTTTCTTTGCTTTTATTTCCATATGGCGTACGGGCTGTATCTCCAAAATATATTAAGTCATATTCTGGCAATTCTTTTTGAAGCTCTCGAACGACCGTAAGCCCTCCGACGCCGGAATCAAAAATACCAATCATAATAAATTAACTTACGCCATCCCCCGCAGTGCTTTTACCCTTTCTTCAATCGGAGGATGAGTTGAAAATAATTTTGAAATATTTTTCTTTCCAAAAGGATTTGCAATAAATAGATGCGCTGTTCCGGAGTTTGCGCTTTTCATTGGCGCACTATACGCGCTAATTTTTAAAAGCGCGCTTGCCAACCCCTCGGGATAACGAGTTAAAAGCGCGCCCGAAGCATCGGCCAAAAATTCGCGCTTGCGGGAAATTGCTAATTTTATAAGTTCTGCTATAATCGGCGAAAGTATTATGGCAATAATACCAATAATAGCCAATACTCCTCCTGCGCGGTCATCACGATTTCTCCCAAAAAAACTGATTCGATAAAACCAATTTACAAGAATAGAAATTATTCCAACCAAAACCACGACAATCGTCATCAATCGAATATCAAAATTTTTTATATGTGAAAGTTCGTGAGCAATTACGCCTTCGAGTTCTTCGTTTTCTAGCCGTTCAATAATCCCTGTCGTAAGCGCAATTGAAGCGTGCTCAGGATCTCTGCCACAAGCAAAAGCATTGGGCGCAGAATCGTTTATTATATAAATTTTTGGCATTTGTACTCCTGATGCTATACATAAATTCTCTACCATTCGATAAACATATTGATTGTCGGATTTTTTTATCGGACCTTTTGCGCCCGATGAAGATAACGCTACCTTATCGCCGGCATAATATCCGCCCAAAGACATTAAAACTGCGAAAACAGCCGCAAAAACCAACATTTCATATCCATATCTAAGCCCTTCTGCCATGAACCAGCCCAATACCAAGATAATGGTAATAAATACCATTATCAAAATTACTGATTTTCTTTTATTTGCGTCAATCTGACTATACATATTCCTATTCAAATTTTATTTGAGGCACTTCTTTTTCTTTTTCGCTGTCTAGTTCAAAAAAATCTCTCTTTTTAAAACCAAGTGTTCCAGCAAGAACATTATTCGGAAACTTTTGAATCTTTATATTGAAATCACGCGCATTACTATTAAAAAATCTGCGCGCTGCCTGAATCTTGTTTTCCGTATCCGAGAGTTCATCCTGAAGTTGTAAAAAATTTTGCGAAGCTTTTAAATCCGGATAATTTTCTGCGACAGCAAACAGTGTTTTTAGTGTACCCGTTAAAGCATTTTCCGCTTTTTCGTGTTCATCCATTGTTTTTGCGCTCATTGCAGCAGTTCTTGCTTCAGTCACTTTTACGAATACAGAAGACTCATGTTTCGCATAGGC contains these protein-coding regions:
- a CDS encoding glutamate racemase yields the protein MMIGIFDSGVGGLTVVRELQKELPEYDLIYFGDTARTPYGNKSKETIIKYALEDADFLIARGAHVLVVACNTVSALGIDALRKRYPDIPIFEVITPAVKKAIELSNNKRIGIIGTRATIGSGIYEKKIAEEGRFSVISKACPLFVPFIEEGWHKSAELKRIARRYLDGLKNENPDVLILGCTHYPIIKDIIQVKIGRRTRLVDSALSIAQEIKKLLFSDKGLDNKLSKNKELKIYLSDKTPHSINIVNKILGNNVNIYEDSDNF
- a CDS encoding zinc metalloprotease HtpX encodes the protein MYSQIDANKRKSVILIMVFITIILVLGWFMAEGLRYGYEMLVFAAVFAVLMSLGGYYAGDKVALSSSGAKGPIKKSDNQYVYRMVENLCIASGVQMPKIYIINDSAPNAFACGRDPEHASIALTTGIIERLENEELEGVIAHELSHIKNFDIRLMTIVVVLVGIISILVNWFYRISFFGRNRDDRAGGVLAIIGIIAIILSPIIAELIKLAISRKREFLADASGALLTRYPEGLASALLKISAYSAPMKSANSGTAHLFIANPFGKKNISKLFSTHPPIEERVKALRGMA